CGCACTGTCAACATCAAGCTGGCTGAAGATTTTATCGGGAAACGGCAAGCTTGTCTCCAAATCGGCTTCCATAGTTTCTAGCCAGGCTTGAACCAAGGTGGAAGGCCACTGGCTGCGACTATCTGCATTATGGGTTTCGATGATGAGTTCCTCTGCAAAACGAAAGCTGCGGAGGCGCAGGAGCTCTCCAAGCCAAGCGTCAAGAATGCTTTTATCCAGATCGTGATATCCGAGAATGTGACAGCACCCAATAGCTTTCCACATTGCCCGGTAGTGCTTCAACAAAGCCTTGTGGTCCCATGATCCCAGAGTCTTGTTTCGTTCGACGAGAATGTTCGGTAAAGCGGTAATGATCAGACAGATCTCATCAGTTGAAATCAACCCCAGCTCCAATGCCCGATTAATCGCATTCAAAACAGCGGTTCGTTTGCCgcgttttgtttttcttcgAACAAAGACTTCGACAGCAGCAGCGTAATTTCCCGATCCCCGGGTATTCAGGAATGGGTCGTCCAAGAACGCAATTGCTTCTATGAGATCTGGGTCTGAACGAGCAAGTAACCGCTCGAATATCTGCCGGCTGTATCGCGGTTCCCGGTGGAGGTCAATTCTCAACCGACGAGTGAAGTCCCTTGCATCTTCAATACCCCAATTGTTTCCATCCAAGAACTCCTCTAGAATTTTCTCACGTGTGACTTGGTTCGCCTTGGAGAGGAAGGAAGGAGGAGCATGAGTAGTATGAACTTCACTGTGTTCGGGTCCAGCCTCCGGGTTCTGGTTGTAGAAAGAAAACCCTACTTCAGGAGGACACAAAGAATGATCAGCGAAGCCTTCGAAGAACAATTAGCAGATTCTCGAAAGATTTGGCGTGCCTTGTCACACATACTCTGGGTTTCGAATGGCGCTCTCTGCCACGGATGGTCGGACCATTTTATGTGTTCCCTCCCATTGCGGCCAAACAGACACGCGATATCTTCAGCCGGACCTCCCCCTATGCTTGCTAGGACAGTATTTCTTCGCTTTGCTAGGCGCCGTCGTGCTTCCAGTGGTCCGGGAACACAGCTCCCATGGCGCCGTTGACCGTTGGCAAAGTGACGAAACGTGGCTGCGAGTAGGTCATCGCTGATCCAGGGATGGTCAAGTGTCGCAGTAGCTGGTGGCTTTAGAGCATGCCGATAGGCATGTCTGCCGAAAGACATGGGATTGGCTATGGCATGTGCAGGCCGATTGCTGTCTTAGGCGTGGCGCAAGTGCTCGGAATCAACTTTCGCTTTCCGATTCTTGGCGCGATGACTAATTTCTCCATCGCTCCAGGCTCCACGGCGAGTCAACAGGCCAGTATTTGGACTTCCATTGTCACCTCTGTGTTTGTATGTATTAAATTTGGGTTGTGGTACTTTTTTGGTTCATTTAATTTATTTCTATGTTTCACGCTTTATGTCATATGATGATTCGTTTTGTTGTTCGAAGCCACGCCAGGCACGTTATATACCAAACGTTCGCATAACTAACTATATGTGTAGGTATTAATAATTTGTTGATGTAGAGGataaaaagaaagaaatagaaATCACGTACACAACGCCAATGCAATGCATGTAAACTTTTGCCTACCAATGGTAGCACATGCTAATCATCTCAGAGATGACATTATGGAACGGTGTGATAAAACGCAAGACAATCATGACGAGAAAGCGGGGAGATGAGAACTTATGGAGCAGGTTTACTTTCACTTGGAAGGGGTTTCCGCCCTGTCACCACATAAAAGTCCATATAAGCATGGACACTCCGATCCTGTATACTCTTCCTCAcatcgacgaggaagacctCGATTTCGGGTTTTGACCAGCCGAGGGCAAGAAAGGGCTTATATGACCACCCGGACAAAGCATCAAGCCAATTGTTCTCACTCCAAGCACCGATTGTCCTCAGCTTCTCATCCTCGGGCCAGGTATTTATGGGGATTTTGGAGAGTCGTTGTTCAATGTCAATGAATCCTATTTCTTCCATCCATTGTGCAATCCGGTGGGCGATTCTGAATTGTCTTGGTGGGTCTGAATCACGACTCGAGCGTACATTAAGATCTACCCAATCATGCATGGCGTATGCGCTGTATCCTCCGTCAGGGTTTTCAGGGGGCATAGTTCCATCGTCGCATTTCGGCTTTGGGTCAAGCTCGTGACATTCCATGTAGGCTCCCGGTATGAGATGTTTGAATGCCTGCCGTAGTACACGTTTGAATGACGGCATAGCCCCAGTCATGTGCCCGGTATGAATGAAATCAAAATAGTTCTTGTTCCATAGCCACTCTTCTACAGTGGCATCATCAATTAAAAAATGGACATTTGGAGGAACTTCTGTTGGCTGCACTGGGGATAGATCTGTCCCTATAATTTCGGTGTTTGGAAACAACGCCGCTGCATGGAGACAATTGAAGATGGTGAGACAAGGACCTCAGAGCTGGGACGGGTGATCATACCCATTTCTATTGGCCATATTCCCGAGCCAGTGCCAATGTCAAGAATATGCTTTGGGTCTTGGAGGGGAACCTGGAATAGCTTTCCGTCCATTGCCATTTTAAACATGTGATGTTGCATGTCTAGGCGATCTATTTCCTGTTCATCATTGGGATACACATAAGCTAAATATTGAAATTAGCAAATGCTGTGCGAGATCCGACAGAGCCGGAATTGTATGCCTACCTCCCTCGTGGTACCTATGATACGTTCTTCCATTCTCGACAGGATAATCTGTTACACTGGCAGTCAACGACTGTGTGTCACTGTTGTTGTATAGTCAGTCACGCCAGTCATTGGTTTGGTAAAGAATTAAGAGGTGAGGAGGGGCCAATGGAGGTAGTATTACCAGTCAGCATGAAGTGCCTGTATGTTTCAGCGTTAGCAAGAAATTTATAGTCAAATAGTCACCAGAATATCAATATTGACACAGAAAACAAACTTACCAGGCGTCTAGTACCCATGGTCATCTTATTCTTATCCAGCGAATTCAATAGTAGCAGGTATCTAGGTGCTCTGCGAAATGGACGGTAAGTGGGCTATTTCTTCATGAGTTAGAATCAGGAATTGATCTCGCGATGCCCCAATCCACGTCCCACAATGAATACCAAAGAAAGAGTCAGACGGACACGAATCCAGACATTTTTGAAAGAGAAGGATGGGGGAAAGAAGAGCCCGACTACTTGGGTTAAGGTATAATCTGGCAGGGCGGGAGGACAATCCCGACAACTATAATTCAGCGTGTAGGATCGACATTTGAAATGTTTGAAAGGCAAAgagcaaaagcaaaagcaaacaCCGGTAAGTGGAGCTCGATTCCGTGTAAAAAAGCTGGGTAAATTGGTAAAGTAGAGTAAAAAAGCACATTAAAGAGCACCAATATGCCCAGGCGCTTCAGGcgtgaatttttttttaaaaaaaaaaaataacccGAAATAGGACTTGcccatgtactccgtagtgtcCCTGTTTTTGCTGGGGAAAAAGTTTCTTGGGTTTTTATTGAAATTGATTGGACGGAATTAATGTGTACTTTGACGGTTTCTTACTTCAATTCTTTTTATTACCAGTAACATATTGTcgtttctcttctctctccttttttttctcctcaAAGACTACGTACAAAAATCTTAAATTCAATCTTAATCGGCAGACTCACTACATTCAAAATCGGAATGTTGGTGTGGTGAAAACCGAGGACTCATTTTCCGGTGATCTCCCAGTGATCCTCCTGTTCCCTGACGTGGGACCCTGGATGGTACATATTATGTATCCATTTCAAAATTTAGTCTGGCATTTATCCAGGGCATGAATCTCGATCCTCGCGATCGAAGGCTCCTGGCTGGTTGGGCTCGATGAACCAATGGAGGTCGATTCCATCTAGCTGGGAACATGCAACCCGCCCAGCCACGGGCCGCCTTCAACCTTTCTGCTGGGATTTGCCATTTAGATTCGGCCGATCAGAAATGAGTTCCAAGGACACCTATGCGGAATCTTGCAGGGCTCCCCTAGAGATAGTGAGATTGGAACGCCGTCATGCCCCGAGGCGATTATTCTTTTCGTAGATGAACACATTGAATATTGACTTCGAATCAAAATCCACAAAACCTAACGGAAAGTTGTGATATTAATGGGTTCTAGACTGGGGCACTCTCGGCCCCATAGAGATGTGGAGTGGTTGGGATTTTCCTCGACAGGAAATTCCTTCAATAACAATCACCCGTACATTTCTCAATTTACGCCAAGGCTTATTAGTCGTTGCACGGACTCCCGAGGTCGGGAAGATCAAAGTGTGTCGGAATGATTCTAGAAGATTTACGTGTCTAGAAACGAAAGTTTCCTCTGttattctttttcttcttgtggCAACTCGGACCCCTACCGTATTTAGGTCTGGCGGTGGGAAGAAAGTGACCCATCAGAAACAAAGCGTCGGGGCGCTTAAAGCCTgggctttctttttccccaAACTGCTCCAAAAGGAGGGGCACGTGGGATCTAGAAGTGCATCACGGAACATGCACACTAGTCTCCGTCACTCCGGGTCAACTAATTTCTAGAAAAAAGATTTGGTTTTATTTTCTAATGTCCGTACAGGGAGTATAGGCTTAAGAGTACTTGTTGAAGTTTCTATCCCGAATTTCTGGTCCTAGGAATCTTCCTTCATTGCTCTCGTGCGAATATCGATCAGACAAAGGTGTGATTATAACGTGTGACATATGCTCTAGATGGAAATGACTAAAGTGCCCAGGTGAACTTTAACAAAAACTTACGATTCAAATGGAACCAATGTTCTGTACTCGGAGTACCCACGAGTCAATAAGCGGTTAATTGTTTTTATTGTATACGACAGAAAGACGGGAAAAATACAAAACACGGTGACCTTGCAGATAGAATCCCAAGTGTAGGATCCCTGCAGCCGTCCCAAAAATAATAATATCCCTGCCATGGAGCCGGGTTCCCATCCAAAAGGAACAACCCGGGAGTTTGTTGGAATTGAAATTCACCGGTCCCGACGACTGGGAAAGTTGTTCGGGTTCCAACGTGTCGGTAACGCCGGCCCCAGCGCCGATTTTCAAGACGGGAGCTATGTACAAACCTTCCTTAATGAGCTTTTCAGTCGGCATTTCTTCCCTAATCACCAAGGTATATCGACCCGGTTTTTTGGCGTTGAATTGGGGATGTCTCGTGACACAATAGTGCCACAGTAGATGCGTGGTTTGGCGTCCGTCGAACCATAATCAATGAACTACGAAGTCGTCATTCCGCAGCGGAGCACCTCGCTAGTGGAGACAGCCCTTGGCGTTTTATCTCTTTTGAGTTCCTTGCTTTGGTCACTGGTATCCAGGAGTATCCACTACATGTGGGACTTGTACGGAGGATGTACCGTGCTTTCTTTGATGTGGAGAGATAGATAGGGTATTGGAAACTGCTGGGTCTGTTAAATATTCTCAACCGAACAACTCCGAATACATACGCCCAAGTCGAGACACATGCTGCACAAGATTTCAAGACTGCGTTAAAAAAGAGGATGGCCTATCAGATCCGAGTCCAAGAGGAGAGAACATATACTCGCTTTACTCAATTTTCTGGGCTACTCTGCATGTATCTAGTACCTAGTCTGTAGAGCAGTGTATTGGACACTCCAGCTGGATAATCCGTGTTGAACTCTAGGAAGCAGAAAAGCAAGTGACAGGTGTGCTAAGAAAATGTGTCCAGCGAGAATCACCCCTTAGCTGCACCTTGCTCCCACAGGCAGCATAACAGCTACATGCGCCTACAAGTACGTGCCTGGCTCCATTGTTGACAACTCATCTAGTTCTAAAATATTGAAACTCTATTGGAAGTATTTCAGAGCAAAGTAAGACATGCAGCCTATTCTCCTTGACAACATGCATGTCGGCCCATCGTCTCGGGGCTTTCGCTAAACGTAGTTATTGATAATACGTGTCATGTATACAAAATTACTACCTACTGGCGAAAGGGTAGACCACTTGAGCAATTTTTACTGATACTTATTTCCCACAAAGAATGCCACTAGATTTTATCGGGGGTAAGATAAAACTGTCTATCCGCAAGGATTCTCACTTCACGGGGCGACCTTTCCAGCAGCTTAGGGATTGCACTAGGGACGCACGGCAATACAAAAACGGAACTAAAAGagcaaaaaaagagaagaaataaaACCCCCCCTTGTCATGTCCTCTAAATTTATAGCCAAGGTCCAACAAATTAACCATTAACCCTACTGTGCATGTAGGGGCGGGTGAATATTCACAGAAATGATCGGCTAGAGATCCACAAAGTTCAATTCACAGCCTCGGCGAAAACTTCAACACGTTCCCAACTCTTTAcaatgtatgttgtacattgGAAGTGAGAGGAAATTTTAGATGGATCTATCGCTTAACAAAAGTTAAAAAATCTTTGGAATTGGAATTGCAAGGCCTTTGCTAAAATTCGGATACGGCCGAGCCTGGGTGGAGGTAAAACACACGACCAATCGGCATGGCTCAGGACAAAAAGGTGTGAGCACCACGCAACTGACAGATGCAAGCGAAATGTAGATCATGCACGTCTAGAGTAGGTCTGGAGAGGGGAATCATCCCTTCAACACTTCAACAATGAGGAGTTAGTGTCAAAATGTCGACGCTAGCATTGTCATTGTTAACCTACCTTTTTTTTAGCCCGGTCTCATTCAGAAAGTTTTCTGTGTTGCAGACCTCCCTCTAGAAGGGCCCTTGTCAACTCTTTGGGACAACCTAACTGATCAATTGGCAGGCGAGTTATCTCTCCTGGTGTGGGTTTTATTGCCTAAAATGTATCCCTCCTTGGAGCTCATGGAACTCTGCGAGGGAGAAACAAAGAACGGCTGGGATGTGTGCTAGACGCAGTGTGGTAGATGACAGTTTAGTTATACGAGTCGCTTTTGATTAGCGTCCTGGATTTCCTATATACATCTTACCTGCTCGACATGTACTACTTTGGAAGACAACTTATTATCAGAAAGCTCGTACAGTTGCGCTCCCGTTTTGATATATCCTTGGTCCATTAGGACTCACTGTCCAACTATATACAAAGGTAAACCATCATCTTCTTTGGATATAGTACTATCCTTCGCTTGTCTTTTTCCGGTGCTTAAGCTTATTTTGATCAGGAAAGGAAATGTTTTGGCCGAGTCGCGGTCGAAAGAGGACGATAGAGAATATCCTCGATTGGGTGTGTACATTAGCGTTCGCGTATTTTTTTCATATTACATTAAATCCAAGTGAGGCATCAATAAGTT
Above is a window of Penicillium digitatum chromosome 2, complete sequence DNA encoding:
- a CDS encoding TAM domain methyltransferase; amino-acid sequence: MGTRRLALHADCDTQSLTASVTDYPVENGRTYHRYHEGAYVYPNDEQEIDRLDMQHHMFKMAMDGKLFQVPLQDPKHILDIGTGSGIWPIEMAALFPNTEIIGTDLSPVQPTEVPPNVHFLIDDATVEEWLWNKNYFDFIHTGHMTGAMPSFKRVLRQAFKHLIPGAYMECHELDPKPKCDDGTMPPENPDGGYSAYAMHDWVDLNVRSSRDSDPPRQFRIAHRIAQWMEEIGFIDIEQRLSKIPINTWPEDEKLRTIGAWSENNWLDALSGWSYKPFLALGWSKPEIEVFLVDHVLPLVGKSLHALHWRCLVMRTFATATLDHPWISDDLLAATFRHFANGQRRHGSCVPGPLEARRRLAKRRNTVLASIGGGPAEDIACLFGRNGREHIKWSDHPWQRAPFETQSFADHSLCPPEVGFSFYNQNPEAGPEHSEVHTTHAPPSFLSKANQVTREKILEEFLDGNNWGIEDARDFTRRLRIDLHREPRYSRQIFERLLARSDPDLIEAIAFLDDPFLNTRGSGNYAAAVEVFVRRKTKRGKRTAVLNAINRALELGLISTDEICLIITALPNILVERNKTLGSWDHKALLKHYRAMWKAIGCCHILGYHDLDKSILDAWLGELLRLRSFRFAEELIIETHNADSRSQWPSTLVQAWLETMEADLETSLPFPDKIFSQLDVDSAADCVIRVTEALASSSADRVSRNQLLERWRDCLSNAEVISTVAKSQVWFDFPLPCVQTQIKHAPLSHSTQRQIILRLWLLRTLGRSTGPMYNQKARVTDRPIYSLLNLYETVIQYTSGAFFPDFMREIHGLDLPYNSLLLLAVNKKGKTSITKTTRKTLEQLETSKLSLAEVWTNPSIYKGIRRLFHTTFDQMFHRMNLTSPDTVEQILNVVRSGDSKNIWPILRLLNNNTPFKISLHKAWQPIPHPNEKVLVRYHPGLRTSQCPDPHAAVDLINQLAVALSCCKHLTPCQSFHMVHWLYGYLRRHGGPVDPEFVRAMYHAGVVRYRRDGRRISPTQYEYILWIVGKFESSEVIEELTALPQIGETRLDR